The stretch of DNA TCCTGACGATGTAGAAATGCTGCAAGACCTAGTGCTCGCTGCTCTAAACGATGCCCTTAAGCAGGTTGATGACCTAGTTGCTAAGGACATGGGTAAATTTACAGGGGGCATGAATATCCCTGGATTATTCTAACCCGTGAACAAAGGGGGCCACATCCGTGTATTACCCAGAACCAATATCAAAATTAATTGAAGGCTTTATGAAATTGCCAGGCATCGGTCCGAAAACGGCAGGTCGTCTGGCGTTTTTCGTCCTAAGTATGAAGGAAGATGACGTGTTAGATTTAGGAAAGGCTCTCGTCAACGCAAAGCGTAATCTAACGTATTGTACCGTTTGCTGCAATATTACGGATATAGATCCTTGTCGAATCTGTATGGATAAGCACCGTGACCAATCTGTTATTTGTGTTGTCCAGGATCCTAAGGATGTCATTGCTATGGAACGGACAAAGGAATTTCAAGGCTTGTATCATGTGTTAAATGGAGCCATTTCCCCTATGGAGGGGATCGGTCCAGAGGATATTAAAATACCTGAGCTCCTCAAACGCTTAGAAAATGAAGAGGTTCAGGAAATTATTCTTGCTACAAACCCAACCATTGAGGGAGAAGCTACTTCTATGTATATTTCCAAGCTTATTAAGCCATTCGGTTTAAAGGTGACGAGGATCGCCCATGGTCTTCCTGTTGGTGGAGATTTAGAATATGCTGATGAAGTAACCCTTATGAAAGCGTTAGAGGGTAGAAGAGAGATTTAAATGATCTCTTTCCCTAAGCTCAAAGATTCCATCATGTTTTGTCCTACTCTTACATACACTAGGGAATGTAAGGGGGAGGTCGTATGTTTTGGAGGAGGAAAAATATCGCAGATAATGAGCAGTATCGGTTGATTGCAAGCATAGAAGAAGCACGTAAGAAATGGTCGGAGATTCAAGCTTGGAGAATCTGTGATGAGGATAGCTTTGAAGCGCAGATTCCAAAGCTATTAGCTGAGATCAGATACAGTTATTTACTTAGGCAGGCCCGCCAGAGAGAGTATGTGAATCGGTGGTACTTTGAGTTTCAGGAATTAAGTCACAAACGAAAGCTAGAGACTCAAACTTTGTATTCTCAACAATGAGGAGAATAATAAGTTAAGCTGAAGGAGCACAGCTATGTGCTTCTTTTTTGTGTTTGAAGGAAAATCCAAAAAATAATAAAATCCCATATTATTTGAAACTTTCCCCATATTTTAAAGTCGTTATATATAACGAGTCCCCATTTAGTGAATCAGATCATGATAATTGAATAGGAGAAGGTGAACAATTAAACGAAGTAATAAAAATGTGGATGTGAGAATATTGAAGAAAAAAATACTTATTATATCAGGGTCTGTATTGATCAGTGCTGTGTTAGGAGTAGTTATAGTCTTTGGAAATAGTGCCATGAATATTGAGGAAGATCATTACTCTTATGATTCTGAGAGAAAAAAGCAACATGTTAATCATAGTGATGGCGGATTTACAATTCCTCTAGAAAGCTTAGAAGAAGAAATGTGGTTTGTTGATGCCGTCATTTATGGTACGGTATTAGAACAAGAGGAATCGTACGAACAAAATACAAATATCACCCCCAAAATTGATTTTAATTTTCCAGTCACTCCATCTACAGTTATGGTTAATGAAGTTATGTATGGTGATATTGGAAAAGATAAGATTACCTTTTTACAGCATGGTTCAATTTTGGAGCAAATTGGTGCTAGTAAGTTAGTAAACGAAGGAGAAGAATATATTTTATTATTAATGAAAACGACATGGGGCGACTATTGGCCCTATCATGATGAAAAAGGGATATGGAAAGTGGAAGAAGGACGAGTTTCGTATGTAGGGACAGACGAACATTTAGCACATTTGCAGAACCTTACAGTTGAAGAGTTTAGTAAGGTTGTCAGAGATGCAGGACAAAATAAAAAGAAACCAGCTTCTGTTGTTGAATAGCTTCAATGAATCATAGACCTGGAATCGTTGAAGAAGTCTACTGGAAGGGATTTATTCCCGTTAAGTAGGCTTCTTTTCTTGTTCTAGCCCTTAGCTCCCCAGCATAGATATAGAAGCAAATAAGAGCAGACAAGCCGTGCTGTGAAGGAGGACAAGCGAATGAACATATGGCAAATGGTGTTGATTGGAGTAGGAGCTTTCATTATGGTGATGATGACACAGGTTAAAGCCGGCCCTATACGCTGGATAGGCAGACGCATGATTGAGATTACTCTTGGGGCTCTTGCTTTGTTTGTCATTAACCTTTTTGCTGGAGGGTACGGTTTTCAGATCCCGCTTAATCTAATCACCGTGGCCATGGCAGGGCTATTAGGGGTACCTGGAATTTTGGGACTCGTTTGCATCAAGCTATTTATCCTTTGATTGGTTCTTGACCAAGCCTCCTTATTCTTGTAATCTTAAGTCAAAAATGTGAAAAAATTGACCAGGAATATAGTGGCGTAAAGGAGGAAGGACGGATGCTCCCCAAAAAAATTCTTCATGCTCTTGAACAAAGAGAAGACATTGGCCAAAGAGTATTATCTCAGGTGGCTGGTGTCAATGAATCAACCATTTCTAGATACCTGCATGGGTATGAAGAGTTAAATTTTGAATCAGCTCTAAAAATCGTCAAGCTACTATTTCCTGACCAAGAAAAAGAGCTGATGCAGGAGTATGTACTCACTCAAAAATCCAGAAATGCAAGATATGCTCTCGAATATTGTACCATGAATCGCCTACCGGCACATTGTGAGCAAATCATAGACATATTGGCCAGCTCAAGTAACCCGATCGATAAAGAGTGGGCCACCTTATATCGTTTTACACGTATACAAAATCAGCAGCAGCTTCATCCTCTAGAGCTTCTAAAGCAAATTGAGATCTTTAATCCTAAGCAGCTAGAGGTACAAATTCTAAAAACGATTATTAAAGCGTATATTTTTGTTGAGCTTAACGATTATCAGAGCTTAAAGCTATACATGAAAGACATTGAAATAAGCATTGCTAACGTTAAAAGCTCCTTTATGCAAAACTGCTTGAACATTCGCGTAGGCTTAATTATGAATTATGCTACTCTTTATGGGAATGATATACCTAAGGCAAGACACTACAGTCACTTAGTGATCAACCAACATTATTTTCCACATGTGAAAGCTTTAGCGTTTCATCATTTAGGTCATTCCTACCTATTTGAGGATTATAAGAAGGCTAATCAGTATCTTAGCTTAGCGTACAAATCCTTCATCGAAAATAACAATGAGACACTTGCCTACTCCTCTCAGCTCACCCTTTCCTTTATTCAGTCCTATTGGAGAATCGAGAGAGATTTCCCTTTTGAGCTTAAAGGACATAAGGAAAAGACAGAATATATTTATTATTTAATTCAGCTTAGGGAAACAGACCAGGCCAAACAAGTCATGGACGAGATAGATGTCAAAGATTTGTCTAACTGGAGCAAAGGCTTCTATTACTACTTTCAAGGGTTGTTAAGTGGAGAAAAGGATGCTTTCTACCATTCCGTTGATTATTTTAGAAGGGCTGGTGACGCGTTCCATAGAAGGCTACCGATTGATGAGCTTAAGCGAATGAATGAAAATGCCATTCTTATTAAAATTTTTTCAAACTAGGAGTAGATCATGTGAAGCAATCAGTGAAAAAATGGATAGCGGGCTACACGGTACTAGCAGGAATATGTTTATTTGCTGGAACGGTATCAGCTGAGCCTAACTCTGTCGTTAATCCTACCATCATGAACAATTTACAACAGTTAGCCTATCAACAAAATAATGATTTTGTATAATCCTTAAAGAAAGAATCGTAGCTTTTCCTATTATAAGGAGCGTAGCAGCCTATGAAAAAGCACAATAAAAGCTCTTTATTTAATCAGTATGTGCGAGATCTATACGGAAAGCTTTCCACAGCCTCCTTGCGAGCTGCTTCCACTTCTGCCAATCAACAGTCTGTAGCTCATTCCTTCGTAGCGGATTTGAAGGACGAAGATAAGAGACTTGTGCAACAGATTAAAGATCAAACGAGCTTGCATAATGTCAATAACGTGTCTAGGACAAAAGCTTATTTGAGCGTATATCTCCAATACCCTGAAATTCATTGGTCTCTTCTAGCTCATGCTGTTTCTAGAAATGCAGGCTGGAATATGACTGACCTGAAAGGGGAAATGCTCCCCAGGCTACTGACCCAAAAGGATAGTCTATTTTATTTCCAACTATTAGAGCGCTGTAACTGGCTTATATTTCAGGATGCATATCCTCAGCTTTTACTTTATGAGGAAAGCAAACGAAGAAATCAAGCATTGTTTCACCTTCTCCCCCATTTCCATGTTTCTTCCTTCATGCAGATTGTCTGGCCCTGGTTTTGGAAGCTATCCAGACAATCTGCCAGCGCCTACCTTTCCAAGCTATTAGCGTTTGCACTCATCCATAATGAGCAGAATTATATTGAACATCGAGTGGTCCAAGATTCTTTTTATCAATCTCATGTCCTACACAAATTTACTTTTCTGCTCCAATCCTTTCTTCATTTTAATCACGTTTATTTTCCCTGTGCGTCAAAACAACCTTCAAGTGTTGAACATCCTTCAGCTGGTCATCAGGGAATAAGGGTGCAATCTGCTCCGCATAGATTAGCAGGAGCCATCCTAAGGGACTTCACACAGATCAAAGAGCGAATAGCTGTAGGCAAAACATTATATACAATCCTTTTTGAACGAGTTGATGTTAGCAAAGACATTCAATCTTGGCTGCGACAAACAAATCATACGGGTTCACGCTCTGATTACTGGCCACATCTTTTTACAGCTACCCAGCTGGATGCAATTGCTTATGCCCCCTATCATTTTCACTTAAAAAAGAACAAATTACATGCTCATATGCCCCTTATATTCAGCCCTAAACTCGAACAGGTATGGAAGGATCAAACACATAATCCAGCAGAAAGAGGAGATTGGTATAAGGGTGATGTTAAAAAATCTTGGTTTGCCTCGAAAAAAGACCAACCCTTTGATATGACCAATGAGTGTTTTTTTGCATTAAATAGAATAGAAGCTGCTATCGTTGTAAAAGAAAAGCTAACTCCTTCGTCCAAGATACAGTGGGTAGGTATGAAAAAGCGCAAAGAAGCTAATACTTTTAGCAACAAGAGAGTAAAAGGAGGACGTCAAGAGCGATGAAACAGGTAAAAAGAGCCGCACATTCAGGTCATATACCCCCTACCGATCCGTTGGTATCATGTATCGTGTGCTCTACACCAAGTGAATTAGGCATCCATATCGGAGATCAATTTATCTGTCAGCGCTGTGAAGCTGAGATGGTTCTTACAGATGTTACAGATGAAAAATATCCGTTTTTTATCAAACAAATGAAGAAGATATGGTTAAAAGAAAATGCGTAAGCGAAGAGTAGAAGGACCATGGTAAAATAAACAGAGAGCAGCTACATTGCCTCTGTTTTTTGTTTGTACTATCAGAATTTATAAGCTTAAAGGTAGATAGTATATATGATACATAGTGAGGTGCCAAAGCGATGAAAGTAAATAGAGCTCCCATCATGGAAGGACTTTTAGAATTTAACCAGCAAGACCCTGTTCGATTTCATGTACCTGGGCATAAGGGTCAGGCTATTCTATCAGCAGAACATAAACCCTATTTTGCTCCGATGCTTCGCTTAGATGTGACAGAAGTAGGAGAGCTGGATGATCTTCATCACCCGCAGGGAATGATTGCCGAAGCACAGCGTTTAGCGGCAGAAGCCTTCTTTGCTGATCAGAGCTACTTTTTAGTGAATGGAAGTACTGTAGGAAATATGGCGATGCTGTTTGCCGTGCTAGAGCGTGGCGATCAGGTGCTTGTCCAGAGAAATAGTCATAAATCTGTTTTTAATTCCCTAGCTCTACTAGAAGTAGAGGCTGTTTTAATAGAGCCCACAATCTGTCCTACTTTTCATGTACCTATAGGCTTAACGAAGCTAGAGGTGAAAGCTGCTTTGGAGCTATACCCCCAAGCAAAAGCCATCATGCTAACCTCGCCTAATTATTATGGCATGATCCCACCAGAGCTGTCCCCTATCATCCAGCTTTGCCAGGAGCATGATTGCATCGTTCTAGTGGATGAGGCACACGGTGCCCATTTCGGTCAACACCCTTCTCTTCCCCCTTCTGGAATGCAGCTAGGAGCGGATGCTAGTGTGCAGTCTACACACAAGATGCTTAGCTCGATGACGATGACCTCCATGCTTCATATTCAAGGGAACCGCGTGGAGCGGGAGGATGTGGAGTACTATTTGGCCAGCCTACAATCTAGTAGCCCTTCCTATCCGTTATTAGCGTCTCTTGATTTAGCCCGAAATTTCGTTCAAAACCTGTCTTCGTCCGACTGGGAGAACATGCTACAGAACATACTTGAATTACGGCAGAAGCTAAGTGAAATTCCTGGTGTCATCCTATCCCCAGTAGAGCGAAAGGACGGGCAGTATACGTCTGATCCTTTTAAATTGACTATTCAGCTCGAACAGAGTCTCTCTGGTTATGGATTGCGGGATCTGTTAGAGGAAGAGCAAATTTACGTAGAGCTAGCCGATTCACATAACATATTACTCACCCTCCCCCTACAATCGGAGGAAGAGTGGAAGACAAGACTGGTGCAAGCATTGAAGCGGATCGTCCAAGAGAATAGATATAATAAAGAAAGTAGACATAAGCTAACTAAAGAAATCGAGGGAACGAAGGAAAAGAGCTCAAAGAAAGAGAGTTTACAACTAGAAGGGGAGCTTGTTTACGGTAAGAAAAAGATTAAAACCCTACAAATAAGGAAATATAAAAAGAAAGATGTAGAAATCATTTCCTTAGACCGCGCCGTAGATAGACGAGCAGCTGAGATGCTGATTCCTTATCC from Bacillus horti encodes:
- the recR gene encoding recombination mediator RecR, which gives rise to MYYPEPISKLIEGFMKLPGIGPKTAGRLAFFVLSMKEDDVLDLGKALVNAKRNLTYCTVCCNITDIDPCRICMDKHRDQSVICVVQDPKDVIAMERTKEFQGLYHVLNGAISPMEGIGPEDIKIPELLKRLENEEVQEIILATNPTIEGEATSMYISKLIKPFGLKVTRIAHGLPVGGDLEYADEVTLMKALEGRREI
- a CDS encoding DUF2508 family protein; the protein is MFWRRKNIADNEQYRLIASIEEARKKWSEIQAWRICDEDSFEAQIPKLLAEIRYSYLLRQARQREYVNRWYFEFQELSHKRKLETQTLYSQQ
- a CDS encoding pro-sigmaK processing inhibitor BofA family protein, coding for MNIWQMVLIGVGAFIMVMMTQVKAGPIRWIGRRMIEITLGALALFVINLFAGGYGFQIPLNLITVAMAGLLGVPGILGLVCIKLFIL
- a CDS encoding AimR family lysis-lysogeny pheromone receptor; amino-acid sequence: MLPKKILHALEQREDIGQRVLSQVAGVNESTISRYLHGYEELNFESALKIVKLLFPDQEKELMQEYVLTQKSRNARYALEYCTMNRLPAHCEQIIDILASSSNPIDKEWATLYRFTRIQNQQQLHPLELLKQIEIFNPKQLEVQILKTIIKAYIFVELNDYQSLKLYMKDIEISIANVKSSFMQNCLNIRVGLIMNYATLYGNDIPKARHYSHLVINQHYFPHVKALAFHHLGHSYLFEDYKKANQYLSLAYKSFIENNNETLAYSSQLTLSFIQSYWRIERDFPFELKGHKEKTEYIYYLIQLRETDQAKQVMDEIDVKDLSNWSKGFYYYFQGLLSGEKDAFYHSVDYFRRAGDAFHRRLPIDELKRMNENAILIKIFSN
- a CDS encoding DUF2515 family protein, translating into MKKHNKSSLFNQYVRDLYGKLSTASLRAASTSANQQSVAHSFVADLKDEDKRLVQQIKDQTSLHNVNNVSRTKAYLSVYLQYPEIHWSLLAHAVSRNAGWNMTDLKGEMLPRLLTQKDSLFYFQLLERCNWLIFQDAYPQLLLYEESKRRNQALFHLLPHFHVSSFMQIVWPWFWKLSRQSASAYLSKLLAFALIHNEQNYIEHRVVQDSFYQSHVLHKFTFLLQSFLHFNHVYFPCASKQPSSVEHPSAGHQGIRVQSAPHRLAGAILRDFTQIKERIAVGKTLYTILFERVDVSKDIQSWLRQTNHTGSRSDYWPHLFTATQLDAIAYAPYHFHLKKNKLHAHMPLIFSPKLEQVWKDQTHNPAERGDWYKGDVKKSWFASKKDQPFDMTNECFFALNRIEAAIVVKEKLTPSSKIQWVGMKKRKEANTFSNKRVKGGRQER
- a CDS encoding sigma factor G inhibitor Gin; this translates as MKQVKRAAHSGHIPPTDPLVSCIVCSTPSELGIHIGDQFICQRCEAEMVLTDVTDEKYPFFIKQMKKIWLKENA
- a CDS encoding aminotransferase class I/II-fold pyridoxal phosphate-dependent enzyme gives rise to the protein MKVNRAPIMEGLLEFNQQDPVRFHVPGHKGQAILSAEHKPYFAPMLRLDVTEVGELDDLHHPQGMIAEAQRLAAEAFFADQSYFLVNGSTVGNMAMLFAVLERGDQVLVQRNSHKSVFNSLALLEVEAVLIEPTICPTFHVPIGLTKLEVKAALELYPQAKAIMLTSPNYYGMIPPELSPIIQLCQEHDCIVLVDEAHGAHFGQHPSLPPSGMQLGADASVQSTHKMLSSMTMTSMLHIQGNRVEREDVEYYLASLQSSSPSYPLLASLDLARNFVQNLSSSDWENMLQNILELRQKLSEIPGVILSPVERKDGQYTSDPFKLTIQLEQSLSGYGLRDLLEEEQIYVELADSHNILLTLPLQSEEEWKTRLVQALKRIVQENRYNKESRHKLTKEIEGTKEKSSKKESLQLEGELVYGKKKIKTLQIRKYKKKDVEIISLDRAVDRRAAEMLIPYPPGIPICLPNELITEELLEDIYRLQQQGAYFQGKPVDFNSLLVVKQGIQYNE